TGTCCTACACCGCTACATCCTCGCAGCTGTGGAGCGAGCGCTGGCGCCTCGCGGCCCTTTCCCCGTCTGTCCTTCTCCAGCTCGGGCTGGCGGCGGTCCTGATCGGCCTGGCGTTCCTGATGTTCCATTTGCAGGGCAATACGGTGGACATCCGCATGTACGGCCGCTCGGCCATCCTCTGGATGACGCAGCGCTGGTCGGACCCCGGCGGGGACAACTCGCACGGCTGGCTGATCCCCTGGGTGAGCCTGTGGGCGGTCTGGCACCGCCGGAAGGAAATCCTCTCGGCCCCGCGGCGGGTCAGCGGGTGGGGCCTGGCGGTGGTCGTGCTCGCCCTGCTCGCGCACTGGGTGGGGGCGAAGGCCCAGCAGGTCCGCCTCTCGCTGTTCGCCCTCATCGGGCTGATCTGGGGCGTGCCGTTCTATCTCTACGGATGGCAGGTGGCCAAGCAGCTTCTCTTCCCGGCCGCCTTCCTGATCTTCTGCGTTCCGCTGAACTTCCTCGACAGCCTCACGTTTCCCCTGCGCCTGATGGTGACCATCGTGTCCCACCACCTGCTCAACGGGCTCGGGATCGCGGTGCAGCGGTCCGGCTCGGCCCTCCGTGCCCTGGATAGCGGGGGGATGGAGCGCTGGGCGCTGGACGTCGCGGACCCCTGCAGCGGGCTGCGCTCCATCATGGCCCTGACCGCCCTGGCGGCGGTCTATGCCTACCTGACCCAGAAAACGCTGCTGAAGAAATGGCTGCTGTTCGCCTCCTCCATCCCCCTGGCCATCGTCGGGAACATCGCGCGCATCGCGACGATCGCCCTGATGGCCGAGGCGTTCGGCCAGGAAGTGGCCGTGGGCCTCTATCACGACTACTCCGGCTTCATCTTCTTTCCCGTCTCCCTGGGCCTGCTGATCGGCCTGGGCAGCCTCATGAACAGCCACCCCAAGGAAGTGTGGTCCCGATGGAAAAGCGAACTCTTAAGCCCTACTTCGTCCTGATCGTCCTCTTCGTGCTCACGTCGCTGGCGCTGGCGCTGACGGTGGACGTGAACATCAGCGACGAGGCCGGGATCGCCGTCAAGCTGCCGGACCTGGTGGGCGGCTGGCGCGGCGAGGAGATCCTGTACTGCCAGGGGCCGGGCTGCGGCAAGGAGTTCGTGGTCGGCGCGCTGGAAAACATGGAGGCCTGTCCCCTGTGCGGGGGCCCGCTGGGGTCCATGAGCCTCGGGGAAAAAACGCTGCTCCCCAGCGACACCATCATTCTCAAGAAGCGCTACACCGATCCCCTGGGCAAGAGCCTCTACGTTTCCATTGTGCTTAGCGGCAAGGAGCGGGCCAGCATTCACCGGCCGCAGGTCTGCCTCGTGGGGCAGGGGAACGAGATCGTCGGCACCAGCGTCCTGGAAATTCCCATGGACAACCGCGGCCCGCTCGAAGTCATGGTCCTCGACATGTTGCGCCGGTTCCAGACGCCGGACCAGCGGACCATCGAGTCCACCCAGTACTATGCCTACTGGTTTGTCGGCAAGGGCCGCGAAACCCCGTACCACGTGCAGCGCATGATCTGGATGGCCACGGACCGCATCTTCCACAACATCTCCCACCGCTGGGCCTACATCGCCGTCTGGGGCCTGCGGGAGCCGGACTCCGACGCCTACCGGGAGCAGATCAAGGCCTTCATCCACGACCTGTACCCCCTGATGGCCATCGAGTCCCGCGGATGAGAGGAAATCGCCCGCCACGCGCAACGTTTCCGCCGGCCGGCGGTCTAAGCATGTCGGAGCTTGACGCGCGGGCGCCGAAAACCATAAGTTTTGCGCGGTTTTCACCGGGATCGAAATCACGTGACATCGTTTGAATCGAACCAGCAGGGCGCCGGCGCGGGGGCCGGGGCCGTGGCGGAGCAGGCCCGGCCGGATTTCCTCGACCACCAGGAAGGCCGGTTCTTCCGCCGCGCCGACTGGAGCGCCTTCTGGACGGTCCTCCTGGTCACCCTCGGGGTCTACGTGTACACCCTGGCGCCCACCGTCACGCTGGAGGATTCCGGGGAACTCGCCGTCGCCTCGGACTACCTCGGCGTGCCGCATCCGCCCGGCTATCCTATCTGGTCGCTCTTGACCTGGTTCTTCCAGTGGATCTTCCACTGGGTCACCTACTACGGCTACCCGAACCCGGCGTGGAGCGTCGGCCTGTTCTCCGCCGTCAGCGGCGCCCTGGCCTGCGCCCTCCTGGCCATGCTCGTCAGCCGCTCCGGCAGCGACATCATTCGCACCTGGAAGCGGGCCACCGAGGTGCTCGGCTACCGCACGGAAACCGTGCTGTGCTGGGCCGCCGGCGTCTCCAGCGGGCTCCTGCTCGCCTTCAGCCCCGTCATGTGGTCGCAGTCGGTCATCGTCGAGGTGTATAGCCTCAACGCCCTCTTCCAGACGGCGATCCTGCTGCTGATGTATCGCTGGATGTGCCGGCCGAAGGAAGACGCCACCCTCTATATCACGGCGTTCATCTTCGGACTCGGCCTGACCAACCACCAGACCCTCCTCTTCATGGTGCTCGGCCTGATGGCCGCCATCTGGTTCCGCGACCGCGCCCTGTTCCGCGATTGCCTCGCCGCCCTGTTCCTCGCCGTGTCCGTCTACCTCTTTGTCAGCGCCTACGGCATGAACCCCGGCCCGGACGCGCCGGCCGAAATCCTGCGGCAGAAACACCTCACCCTGACGTTCGCCCTGCTGTTCCTCTTCGCGCCCCTCGGCCTGTTCCTGATCCAGCGCCGGATCATGACCGAGTGGAAACGCGTGCTGTTCGTCATCCTGCTCGTCGGCGTGGGCCTCTCGTTCTATGCCTACATGCCCTTCGCCTCGGAGCAGAACCCGCCCATGAACTGGGGCTATCCCCGCACGTGGGAGGGCTTCAAGCACGCCATCAGCCGCGGCCAGTACGAGCGCATCACGCCGACCGACATCTTCAGCAAGAAGTTCCTCGAGCAGATCGGTTCCTACATCACCGACCTGCGCGAGCAGTTCTCCTCGCCCATCTCCCTGCTCGCGCTGCTGCCGTTCGTCTTCTTCATCAAGCTCGACCGGCGGGCGCGCACGTGGCTCATCACGGCCCTGATCTCGTTCTTCTCCGTCAGCATCATCCTCGTCATCTTCCAGAACCCGGCGCTCGACATCCAGACCCTGTTCATCGGGCGCGTGCAGTTCATCCAGTCCCATGCCGTGTACGCCATCTGGCTGGGCTACGGCCTGATCTTCATCCTCGCCTGGCTGGAGACCCTCGTGGGCGGCATGGGGGTCGCGCGCTTCCTCGGCCCGGTCTTCGCCGTGCTCCTCCCGCTCGTGCTGGTCTACCAGAACGGCTACGACGACAACCAGCTCCTCATCCTCGGCGGGACGGAGCAGCATGGGCACGACTTTGGCTGGCAGTTCGGCCACTGGCAGCTGCGCGGCGTCAACGGCATCCGCGACGACCTGGCCTTCAAACGCGCCCCGGCCGAGTTCGAGGAGCTCTGGAAGCAGTACCCGACCCCCGACTACCCCCCCGAGATGGGCACCAACGCCATCTTCTTCGGCGGCACCGACCCGGGCCGTTTCGTGCCGACCTACATGATCTACTCCGCCAAGTGCCGCAGCGACGTCTACCTCATCACGCAGAACGCGCTGGCCGATAACACCTACATGAACGTCATGCGCGACCTCTACGGCGACACCATCTGGATCCCCTCCCAGCAGGACAGCAACCTCGCGTTCCAGCGCTACGTCGAGGATGTCCAGGCCGGGCGCGTCCCCGCCGGCGCCGCCGTGACCGTGGAAAACGGCCGCGTCAGCGTCCAGGGCGTCGCCGGCGTCATGATGATCAACGGCATCCTCGCGCAGATGATCTTCGAACAGAACAAGTACAAGCACGAGTTCTACGTCGAGGAGAGCTACGTCATCCCGTGGATGTATCCCTACCTCACCCCCCACGGCCTGATCATGAAGATCAACTCCGAGCCGCTGCGGGAGCTGCCGCCCGACCTCGTGAAGAAGGACCACGATTTCTGGACCTGGTACTGCGACTACCTGCTGAAGAACCCCAAGTTCGACCGTGACGTAGTGGCGCGGAAGACCTTCTCCAAGCTCCGCAGCGCCATCGCCGGCCTCTACGCCTTCCGCGGCGCCCAGGATTCCCCGCGCCGCGAGGAGATGTACCGGGAGGCCGAGTACGCCTTCCGCCAGGCCATCGATCTCTATGACCTGAGCCCCGAGGCGAACTACCGCCTGGCCGACATTCTCATGCAGCAGCGCCGATTCGCCGAGGCGCGCGAGCTTATCGAGAACTTCCTGAAGAAGGACAAGGGCAACGACAAGCTCCGCGATTTCCTGACCCAGCTCAGCGACGCCGACAAGGCCGATGCCCGCCGGAACGAGCTCGAAGCCACGTTCAACCAGGGGCGCGGCGACCTCCAGTCCGCCCTGGAACTGGCCCGGCTGTACCGCCGCCTGAACCTCGACCAGCAGTTTGTCGGGCTGACCATGCAGCTGCTCAACGACGGCAGCCTCCCTCCCGAGTTCTACCTGGAAATCGCGAAGCTGTTCGCCGAGGCCCGGCGCGCGGACCTGCTGGCCGTGGCCCTGCAGCGATACGTCGCCCGCGATCCTTCGCAGCCGAGCATCTGGATGGACCTCGCGGCGGTCCAACTGGCCATCCAGCAGACGGAGCCCGCCCTGGAATCCATCCGGCAGGCGATCACCGTCGGCGGCGACGCCGCCCGCGACGCCATCCGGAAAGACCAGCGGTTCAACGGGCTCCGCGCGAACGCGCAGTTCCAACAGTTGGTCCCGCCGGTCCAGTCCCGGCTCCCGGCGACCCTGCCTAACCTGCCGGTCTTCTGATGCCGGCCTCTGGAGGGCGAGCCTCCGGCGAGCCGTTCGTGTAGTCCTGTCCCGGGACGCGTGGTATGTTGACCCCGTGAAATCGGGACTCCAGACCCTCCTCCTCTTCGTCGACGGCCTCGGCCTCGGCCCGGACAACGAAAGCAACCCGGTCTTCTCCGGCGCCTGCCCGCGCCTCGCCCGGCTGCTGCGCGAGCAGGCCGTCCCCATCGACGCCGGCCTCGGCGTCCCGGGCCTGCCCCAGAGCGCCACCGGCCAGACCGCCCTGCTGACCGGCGTCAACGCGCCCGCGCTTATGGGCCGGCACATCGAGGGCCTTCCGGGACCGAGCCTCAAGGACATCATCCGGGATCACAACCTGTTGTCCGCGCTCGCCGCGCGCGGCTACCGGGCGACCTTCGCCAACGCCTATTACACCCGCGATATCGAGGAGGTCCGCGCTCGCCGCTTCCAGTCCGTCACCACGGTGGCCACGCTGGCGGCCTTCGGCGCGGTGCGGGATGCCGTGGACCTCCTCGCCGGCCGCGCCGTCTACCAGGACCTCACGCGCCGCTCGCTGCGCGAACGCGGCTATGACGGCCCCCTTGTCACCCCCGCCCGGTCCGCCCGCGACCTCGTGGCCCTCGCGGGGGAGCACGACTTCACCCTCTTCGAATACTTCCAGACCGACCGCGCCGGCCACAAGGGCGACCCCGACTTCACGCGCCGCGTCTTGTCGGAGTTTGACGAGTTCCTCGACGGCGTCCTGGCGTTCCCGGGCGAAGCCCGGCTCTTTCTGATGACCAGCGACCACGGGAACATCGAGGACTCGTCCGCGCGCGTCCACACGGCCAACCCGGTTCCCTTCGTGGCCCTCGGTGCGCATGCCGCGGAACTGCGGAACAAGGTGCGAAGCCTGACGGACATCACCCCCGCGCTGCTGGACCTGTACGCCTGATCGGCGCGGGCCTCGGGGGCGAGGCCGCGCTACTCCGCGGCCTTCTTCTTGCGGGTCCTCTTCTTGGGCGCAGGTTCCGGTTCGGGCACCGGGGCGGACTTCCGGGCCTCGTACAGCGCGGCCCGCTCGGCGGCGGTGGCCCCTTCCAGGATGTTCGAGTAGGTCAGCCGATACGCTTCCTGGAGGCGGAAGCGGGTCCCCGCGGACAGCGTCTCCCACGTCAGCAGGCGCGGGCCCGCGGGCGTCGTGATTTCCACGCCCTCCGGCTTGACCTGGGAGAGCGCGCCTGGCGCCGGGACGCCATTGGCCAGGCGGATCTCCTGGGCCCCGGCGGCAGCCAGGTTCAGGCAGATCAATGCCGGAACCAACCAGCGCTGGAAGCGTGCGGACATGGGTCCCTGTTTCCAGCAACCCAGTATAATCCGCCCGGCGGCCATTGACAAGCCATCGGCGATATGCGACTTAAATGACGCTTCTTCAGCGTCCCATGGAAGGGTGGCTGAGTGGTTAAAGGCACCCGACTCGAAATCGGGAGAGCGCCCAAAAAGTGCTCCGTGGGTTCGAATCCCACCCCTTCCGCCATCATCAATCGCTTGGCACCCGTGGGTTCGATTCCGCGCGGCACGGGCAGCCGCGCGGAAGGGCTGCTGCGCGAGCAGCAGCGGGCGAAGCCCCAAGGGCCTCGGGAGAGGCCCGCAGCAATCCCACCCCTTCCGCCATCATCAATCGCTTGGCAACCGTGGGTTCGATTCCGCGCGGCGCGGGCAGCCGCGCGGAAGGGCTGCTGCGCGAGCAGCAGCGGGCGAAGCCCCAAGGGCCTCGGGAGAGGCCCGCAGCAATCCCACCCCTTCCGCCATCATCAATCGCTTGGCAACCGTGGGTTCGATTCCGCGCGGCGCGGGCAGCCGCGCGGAAGGGCTGCTGCGCGAGCAGCAGCGGGCGAAGCCCCAAGGGCCTCGGGAGAGGCCCGCAGCAATCCCACCCCTTCCGCCATCATCAATCGCTTGGCAACCGTGGGTTCGATTCCGCGCGGCACGGGCAGCCGCGCCGGCGTGCAACTCCGCGGCTGCAAGTTTTCGTGAACAGGCCCAAGTCACGGCGTTCCCCGAATTCGGAAAAAGGCGGCCGGATTGGTCATCGGCACGTCGAACAGCAGTGGCCCGTCGTTGGTCAACAGCGGCCAGCCGGGCGAAAGCCATGAATCGGACGCCGCCAGGTCCGGCGTGGTCTGCAATTCGAATCCCGCGCAGGAGCCCGGCAGGTTGATCCGGGCGAGGGCCCCGGTCCCGGCGGACTCGATCGCCACGCGCGGTGTGCCGTCCCGCACCTCGACCCGGAGGTTCGTTACCGTGGAGTGGCCCGCGAAATCGGTCAGGGTGCACTGCACCACGGACGTCCCCGCCGGGAACAGGCTGCCCGACGGCGGCTCGAACGTCACCGTGACGTCGGGGTCGGCGTCGTCGGTGAACGCGGCCTGGAAATGTACCGGCGCGCGGTTGGTCGGATCCGAAGCGGGCGTCCACGCCACGAATTGGCCCGGTCCGGTCCATTGCGGCGCCCCGGTATCCGGCGTCGCGCCCGCGGTCGTGGCGAGCGGGGACATCGCGCTCATGTTGTGCGCGGCGTCGAAACTGAACAGGGCGGCATGGACGACGGCGCTGGTGCCCGGGTCGAGCACCACGCGCTGCACGGTCCCGCTCCGCGGCGCGAACGCCGGCCCGATGGCCTGGGCCGCCCACCAGTTGATGGTCAGGCGGTTCGTGGTCGATTCCTCCGTGATGGGGCGGTCGGCCCACACGATGTGGTAGCGCGCGGCGTCCGGCGGGGCGGTCCATTTCAGCAGGACGAGCCCGCCGCCGGGCACGGCCTTCACGTCCGTGACGGCCGGCGGCGGCGTGGTGTCGGGACGCGGGGCGGCTTTCGCGTAGAGGTAGTAGCGGCCCTCGAACTGGCCGCCCCACGAGGCGAAGTTGCCGTAGGGCGCTTCGCCGCCGTCGATGCCGCCGTCCATGAAGTCCTCCAGCTGGGTCCAGTACGCCGTCTTCCCGGTGTGCCCGTAGTACCAGGCCTGCGGGTCCACCAGCGTCAGCGCGGTTCCGCTGGACGTGCCCTCGCCCCCCTCGCGGGCATTGAAGTAGTAGGGGAAATGACCTTGGCGCAGGTTCCACTCCATGAGCCCGGACAGGTACTGGAAGCCCTCGGCGTATCCCTGCGGATCGCTGTGCGCAACTTCTTCCAGGTAGTTGGCCAGGAAACGCATGAGATAGCCGGTTTGAAATCCGCCGCCGGAAGGCTCGACCGATTCCTTCTGGTCGCCGTAGTACGGATCCTGGTCCGGCCGGAGGCAGTCGCGGATATGCGCGCGCAGCCGCGCCAGCAGGTTGGTGTCGCCCGTGACGCGCCAGGCCTGCAGGGCGTGCTGCAGGCTGTGCGCCGTCGCGCGGCTGGAGTAGTCGGGCCAGGGATCGAGCCGCTCCAGTCGGACGCGGCGGAACTCGCCGACAAAACGGTACCAGTCCCGGATCCACGGGTTGCCGGAGGCGAAGTAGGCCTCGGCCACATGGTAGAACCAGCCGTGCTGGTCGTCGCGCGCGTAGTATACCGGCGCCTCGCCTTCGCCCTCGACGCTCGTGCCGGGAAGCCGCGGCGCCGCCAGCGCCGATACGCCGTGGCCCTCAAAGATCCGCCAGCACCCGCCACCGTACGGGTTCTCCGTCAGCCGCAGCCGCGGCCAGTCCTCGTCGTGACGGTAATTCGCGATCCACTCCGGCCGCACGTTGAGCTCCGCAAGGGCCTGGTCCTGGTCGGCGAAGTAGTCGGCGGCGTCGCCGCTCGCCAGCCCGCGGGCCCCGCCGTAGGCCCATCCGCCGGGCGTCGAGGCCCCGCGCCGGTAGGAGGGCTCCGGGTCGCGGAAGAGGGCCCAGTTGAAGTTGTAGCTCGTGCCGGCGAACGCCGCCGGGTCGTACTCCGGGACCCGGCGGCCGGACGGTGCCGGCAGGTTGGCCTCGGGCGGCAACACCCCACCGAGATCCAGCGTGGCCGCGGCTTCGCGCTGCCAGCCGCGGTCGGCCAGCGCGACCGGCGGACGCTGGAACGTGCGCGCGAGCGCGAGCAGGTCCGCGTCCGCGATCCCCGCGCCGTGGAAATACAACAAGCCCTCCTTGACCACGTGCTGCATGTCCTCCAGCCAGAACAACGCGTTCGTGCCGAATTGCGGGGGCTCCGCCGCGCTGTGCTGGAAGAACTGGCGGCTCCACGACGGGAACAGCTGGAGGGACACCACGTTCTGCG
This window of the Kiritimatiellia bacterium genome carries:
- a CDS encoding exosortase/archaeosortase family protein; its protein translation is MSYTATSSQLWSERWRLAALSPSVLLQLGLAAVLIGLAFLMFHLQGNTVDIRMYGRSAILWMTQRWSDPGGDNSHGWLIPWVSLWAVWHRRKEILSAPRRVSGWGLAVVVLALLAHWVGAKAQQVRLSLFALIGLIWGVPFYLYGWQVAKQLLFPAAFLIFCVPLNFLDSLTFPLRLMVTIVSHHLLNGLGIAVQRSGSALRALDSGGMERWALDVADPCSGLRSIMALTALAAVYAYLTQKTLLKKWLLFASSIPLAIVGNIARIATIALMAEAFGQEVAVGLYHDYSGFIFFPVSLGLLIGLGSLMNSHPKEVWSRWKSELLSPTSS
- a CDS encoding exosortase-associated EpsI family protein, with product MEKRTLKPYFVLIVLFVLTSLALALTVDVNISDEAGIAVKLPDLVGGWRGEEILYCQGPGCGKEFVVGALENMEACPLCGGPLGSMSLGEKTLLPSDTIILKKRYTDPLGKSLYVSIVLSGKERASIHRPQVCLVGQGNEIVGTSVLEIPMDNRGPLEVMVLDMLRRFQTPDQRTIESTQYYAYWFVGKGRETPYHVQRMIWMATDRIFHNISHRWAYIAVWGLREPDSDAYREQIKAFIHDLYPLMAIESRG
- a CDS encoding DUF2723 domain-containing protein; this encodes MTSFESNQQGAGAGAGAVAEQARPDFLDHQEGRFFRRADWSAFWTVLLVTLGVYVYTLAPTVTLEDSGELAVASDYLGVPHPPGYPIWSLLTWFFQWIFHWVTYYGYPNPAWSVGLFSAVSGALACALLAMLVSRSGSDIIRTWKRATEVLGYRTETVLCWAAGVSSGLLLAFSPVMWSQSVIVEVYSLNALFQTAILLLMYRWMCRPKEDATLYITAFIFGLGLTNHQTLLFMVLGLMAAIWFRDRALFRDCLAALFLAVSVYLFVSAYGMNPGPDAPAEILRQKHLTLTFALLFLFAPLGLFLIQRRIMTEWKRVLFVILLVGVGLSFYAYMPFASEQNPPMNWGYPRTWEGFKHAISRGQYERITPTDIFSKKFLEQIGSYITDLREQFSSPISLLALLPFVFFIKLDRRARTWLITALISFFSVSIILVIFQNPALDIQTLFIGRVQFIQSHAVYAIWLGYGLIFILAWLETLVGGMGVARFLGPVFAVLLPLVLVYQNGYDDNQLLILGGTEQHGHDFGWQFGHWQLRGVNGIRDDLAFKRAPAEFEELWKQYPTPDYPPEMGTNAIFFGGTDPGRFVPTYMIYSAKCRSDVYLITQNALADNTYMNVMRDLYGDTIWIPSQQDSNLAFQRYVEDVQAGRVPAGAAVTVENGRVSVQGVAGVMMINGILAQMIFEQNKYKHEFYVEESYVIPWMYPYLTPHGLIMKINSEPLRELPPDLVKKDHDFWTWYCDYLLKNPKFDRDVVARKTFSKLRSAIAGLYAFRGAQDSPRREEMYREAEYAFRQAIDLYDLSPEANYRLADILMQQRRFAEARELIENFLKKDKGNDKLRDFLTQLSDADKADARRNELEATFNQGRGDLQSALELARLYRRLNLDQQFVGLTMQLLNDGSLPPEFYLEIAKLFAEARRADLLAVALQRYVARDPSQPSIWMDLAAVQLAIQQTEPALESIRQAITVGGDAARDAIRKDQRFNGLRANAQFQQLVPPVQSRLPATLPNLPVF